From Erigeron canadensis isolate Cc75 chromosome 5, C_canadensis_v1, whole genome shotgun sequence:
ACCAACAATCAATGGCACGTCTTCTCACACAAACCCTAATCCGatcacaatcaatcaatcaaaccCACCATCGATTCTTCTCAAGCCAAACACCAAAAACCCAACTCATAGAAATCGATCTtgactcatcatcatcatcttcatcgtcCGACACAGAAGTCGAGGTTTTAGGAATCCGAAAACTAGAAGATGCAATTCATAGTCTAATTGTCAAACAATCAAAACCAGATTGGATTCCTTTTGTTCCTGGCTCATCTTACTGGGTCCCACCCAGAATCCAACACAAGAAGATTTCTGCtataaatgatgtttttaatgatgatgataatgttttTGTTGGTGGGTCTGCGGCAGGAATTGTTGGTTTGCTTGCAagatttaatgaaaataaaaaacagcAGATGATCCTCAATGATGATGAATTCAGGCTTGTCTTGAATAAAGGCTGGCCTTCTTATTCTTACTTTGttcaaggtatatatatatataatgtatatatgtgtatgtatatgtgtagctgtatatgtatatatggatctTGGTTTTGGTTATAATTCAAGTTGAAAATGTTTGGTAATTAAGGTTTTGGGATTTattcaagttttgaaatttatatgaaaatttcaGATTTTTTGCTTGAAAATGTTGAGTTTTTTGTGTAGGGAAACTGAATTTGGGTATCAAATGTTTGAGATTTATGTAAAGCTTTTGAGCTTTTTATGGAAAATGTTGCATTTTTGTACGAAAAATGTTGAATTTGGGTATAAAAATGTTGGGAtttattataaagttttaaGCTTTTTTATTACAAGTATTAGGTTTGTGTCAAAATGTTGAAACTTTATATAAGAATGTTGAGGTATTGAAAGTGAATGGAGAATCTGATTAGGGCTATCATAGAATTGTTCATATGTATATGAAAATGTTAGAATAAAAGAAGTTATTTACTTTAAAGATAAGCAGTGCTTCTTTCTTTCCAAATAAGGCGATAGAGTTTTCTGGGGAGTGTTTATTAATGCTTATGTGCTAATAGAAATAATCAATAAACAGATGCTCACTTAAATTAGCAATCCTAAACGCGCCCTAAGTTACGGCTTCAAAGacaaaaagaaaatggaaataAGTTACCGTTTTATGGATTAATGTATAAACATGTCAAATTTGCTGGATACAAAATAACCCAAATTGAGGTGAGGTTCgtatattaattttcatatatttgattTACGAAATTAGTATTTCAAGATTATGATGCTTGAAATTCAGAACATGTGGTGCaggtttaatttgtttaatacCCTATAAAGTCTCCAGAGTTAAATCTAAGCTTTTAGGTTAATTGTTGGAAAAGTATTTTGTTTACGTACTTCGTAATACTGAGGGGCAGTTGGTAGAGGAGCCTTTCAAAAAGAAAGTTGGTAGAAGATGAAAGAGGCATGAGTTTTTGTATTCAGTCACTTCACAAGTTTTAGGTTTAGGTTCTTAGGTTGTGTTTAGTTGCAAAAAGTTTCTCTATTTTTCTACCTAATTTTTTTTCAGAATCATATATTTCTGTGTTTTGTTGAATAATACtacatgttttttaaaaaaattattttttctttttagaaaatAGGACTTATCTATTTCTGGAAAGAATAATTGTTGAAAACTATAAAACACAGTTTTCCAAAGTTAAgtaaaaaatcagaaaatgttctttttctttgaaatgTCTTTTTTAAAAGTCCAATTTCAATACttgttattaaaatatttgtgttcTAAAATATTTGGATAAGTGTCACATTTTTCTACAACTAAGAAGTTTCTTACTTTTGGTAAGAGAAGATACTGATTCTCGAACATAGTGGGCATTGTTTATGACAATCTACTCCTTTGGATACGGGTGCTAGTTAGAATACGAAATGGACTGAACCAATGTGGTATAAGGATGATATACATTTACTTGAGCCAGACAACCTGaactatattatataatagCTTGATTGTTTTTTAATGGCTTACCAAGTGAGGGGACGGTGTTAGAGGAACTTTGCAGTGTCAATAATTAGATAATGAACTGTATCTGACTGAAAATCTTTTTCAAGCACAACTTCAAGAAGATTGCGGCTATGATGCTTTTTCTAACcaatacaaatttatattatctATGGTTGATACATAGTTCAAAATTTAGAAAGGAACCGATAGACAACCAGTAAGTAGATTTTATTGAAATGGATAGAGAGAAGTATTTGAGCATGTCTTGTCTTTGTTCCTATAATGAGGATTATAGTACCAAAGCTAGAAACTGGGTATATGTGGAGGGATATTCTATTCATATAGTATCAATGATTGCACAAACTTTAAAAAGTAACAGGGGATAATGGGTACAACAGGGATACAAGTAATGTAACACATGAAATATCTAGATGCCAACACATTCATCAGTTGAATGAAGCTAAATGAAGTCAAAAACTTGATGTTAGTTATATGAATCCTGAATATAAATCAAACCAGATGGCGAAACAAGTTGAAGTTTTCTAATTTAACCTGTATAGCATGTGTAAATGATAAGGAAACCATGCACTATAGTGCGGATTTAGGCTCATAAATAAGAAACAGGTAAAAGTTTTCTATACATGAATGTCAAAGAAGGCTGAGTAACTATTGCCAATTTCTCTTGCCTGTTTTTCTTTCTTCGTCTCATTTTCTCATTCCCATCCTGGAGGTTTAATACTTAATCTCCCTATTCATTCCTATTCTTTGTATCATAGAGTTTATACCAAGTGATAGTAAATGTGGGACAACATTAATGTCAAGGAAAATAGCTTACCGAGAACAAGAATGGTGTTGGTCATATATCGTCATTGAGAGCTTGGTTTTAAAGAGCGCGCCCACTAGGAGCACCGAGGCGCAAACGGGACAAAATTTATGTTAAGGAAAATAGCTTACCGAtaataagaatggtgatgttCATATATCGTCATTGAGAGTTTGGTTGTAAAAAGCTTACCCGCTAGGAGAACCGAGGCACAAGCCTTGGAGCTTTTTGGTACCCAAGGCACATAATGTACACAAAGCGAGCGCTTTTTGGGCTTTTTTTTGCAATTTGGATTAAGCCCAGGCGCTAAAACACGAGACCAACAATTTTTTAGGGATTTCAAAGGGATGGAAGAGACGTAAACGAAGCCCTTAATGATGGTGTTATGGTATTTTATGTcttataaatactatataaataatgtacAGATTTTTGTGTATAAGTGTGTACCTCGTGTACGAAAAGCTCGCCCCTTTTGTGCGCCTATCACCTTTTAAAACAAAGATTGAGAGATGGTCTAGGTCCTTGGTTCCATTACTTTCTATGATATCTCTCAGTGACAGTTACCAAATTCTATAAATGCTGTTACCTATTATAGTTGCTTCAAATATGTCAGATTCATTAAATTCTCACGCACCACTTGGACTGGATTCTATAATATTGATAGTTCGCGTGGCTTTTAAAATCACAACCTCCTAAACCAATCTTGCGAGCTTCATTCATTATTAAAAAAGGGAAACTTTTATCATCTTAAAGTTATTTAGACATACAAGACTGAAATACGGTTAGGTCTAGGTGGTACGCGACTAGTTCAGCCGTAGAAGCTACTCGCTAGGTAAGTTGTGACGGTGTCAAGAAAATGATACCTCTAATTGTACTTTCTTTCTATCCACTTCATATTCTAAAAACGATTTAGATAAAAAAAGAAGGGAAAAAAGAGAATCCTGGTTATATTAGTTGTCAAATAGATACATATGCTATGGTCAAAAGTGAAACATTGGTTTTCTTGATGTGCTTTTAGAAAATCACTATGTGATACTAAATATAGTAAGGATAAGTTTAAAGTCGTTATTAATCGGAATTTGTGAGAGTGTGGCAAATTCGGATTATGTAAGGAGTTAATAGCTAAAATGACCAAAGAGAACAATTTTATGGGACAAAAAAAGCTTTTCAAATTTAGTTGAAAAAGGGAATAAATAGGTAGGTTTAACCATCGAAGAGTCAAATGTTGTATGCATATTGCAtagttaatgtaaaaataagGGTAATgtgggaaccctagccccggtaccacaattgaaAACTTAACATCCTATCCAATGAAGTGAAAGTCGTACTTTGCATTGGCCTGGTGGTCATgctatttaaagtttaaagttgTGTTGATGGAGGAAGTAAGGAACACAAAGCTATCATGGTCTTGTTGTACTTCTGTAGTTCTGTATCTGCTATTTCTAACCTTGCcatgtgaaagtgaaagtcgtaCTTTGCATTGGTCTGGTGGTCATgctattgaaaattttaaagttgTGTAGATGGAGGAAGTGGAACACAAAGCTATCATGGTCTTGTTTGTACTTTTGTAGTTTTGTATCTGCTATTTCTAACCTTTCCGTGTGCTTACAGGCACATCAACAGTGCAATCCCCTCATGTAGAGATGGAAGCAGAGGTGGTTCAAAGCAAAGAGGAGAATGTCCCTGATACCAAGAATGAGGAAGGATGAACATGCATTAACCAGAAGTCCTGATCTTTCAAGTATGTTCACCCATTTACTTCTTAATAGAGGTGGCAAATCGGTTTGGTTGGGTATTAGGTCGTGATATGTCCTGGTTCAAACG
This genomic window contains:
- the LOC122599820 gene encoding uncharacterized protein LOC122599820 encodes the protein MARLLTQTLIRSQSINQTHHRFFSSQTPKTQLIEIDLDSSSSSSSSDTEVEVLGIRKLEDAIHSLIVKQSKPDWIPFVPGSSYWVPPRIQHKKISAINDVFNDDDNVFVGGSAAGIVGLLARFNENKKQQMILNDDEFRLVLNKGWPSYSYFVQGTSTVQSPHVEMEAEVVQSKEENVPDTKNEEG